A region from the Polaribacter sp. Hel1_33_78 genome encodes:
- the recG gene encoding ATP-dependent DNA helicase RecG, producing MNLNYPITYIKGISVQRATLLYTELGIKTCNDLLNFFPFRYIDKTAFYKINELQPNSSEVQIVGKITHVKSVAQKRGSRLVASFQDATGTIELVWFRGQKWIKDSLKINEPYVVYGKLNHYNGSFSMPHPEIELVTEYKKKLQTKMQPVYPSTEKLTNSGVSNKLVRTYIQNLLQQFYDKIEETLSNEIIDDFKMISKRDALLNAHFPKSQENLAKAQNRLKFEELFFIQLQLLRKKLINKTKIKGFVFENVGESFNSFYGNHLPFDLTNAQKRVLKEIRKDVASGAHMNRLLQGDVGSGKTIVALLSMLLAIDNGFQATIMAPTEILATQHFHAISEMLKDMNLKVDLLTGSVKIKKRREIHKNLEDGTLHILIGTHALLEDKVKFKNLGIAIIDEQHRFGVAQRSKLWKKNTTVPHILVMTATPIPRTLAMSVYGDLDISVIDELPPGRKEVKTVHRFDSNRLSVFKFMRDEIEKGRQVYVVYPLIQESETMDYKDLMDGYESISREFPTPKYQISIVHGKMKPADKEFEMQRFVKGETQIMVATTVIEVGVNVPNASVMVIESSERFGLSQLHQLRGRVGRGADQSYCILLSSFKLSAEGKTRLKTMVDTTDGFKIAEVDLKLRGPGNLMGTQQSGVLNLKIADVVKDTKILVAARNTAINVLQEDSNLSNPENINIKKAYLELSKTSKIWSNIS from the coding sequence TTGAATTTAAACTATCCAATTACATATATAAAAGGAATTAGTGTACAAAGAGCAACGCTTTTGTATACGGAGTTGGGTATAAAAACATGTAATGATTTACTAAACTTTTTTCCTTTTAGGTATATTGATAAAACTGCTTTTTATAAGATAAATGAGTTGCAACCAAATTCTTCTGAAGTTCAAATTGTTGGAAAAATAACGCATGTAAAATCTGTGGCTCAAAAAAGAGGAAGTCGTCTTGTAGCCTCTTTTCAAGATGCCACTGGAACTATTGAGTTGGTTTGGTTTAGGGGACAGAAATGGATTAAAGATTCACTTAAAATAAATGAGCCATATGTGGTTTATGGTAAGTTGAATCATTATAATGGCAGTTTTAGTATGCCGCATCCTGAAATAGAATTAGTTACAGAATACAAAAAAAAGTTGCAAACTAAAATGCAACCCGTATATCCATCAACAGAAAAATTGACAAATTCTGGTGTTTCTAATAAATTAGTTAGAACATATATTCAGAATTTACTGCAACAATTTTATGATAAAATAGAAGAAACTTTATCAAATGAAATTATTGATGATTTTAAAATGATTTCGAAACGTGATGCTTTGTTAAATGCACATTTCCCTAAAAGCCAAGAAAATTTAGCCAAGGCACAAAACAGATTAAAATTTGAAGAATTATTTTTTATTCAGTTGCAATTATTAAGAAAGAAACTCATCAATAAAACAAAGATTAAAGGATTTGTTTTTGAAAATGTGGGAGAGTCTTTTAATTCATTTTACGGTAATCATTTGCCGTTCGACTTAACGAATGCTCAGAAAAGAGTGTTAAAAGAAATTAGAAAAGATGTTGCCTCTGGTGCACACATGAATCGCCTTTTACAAGGTGATGTTGGCTCTGGGAAAACAATCGTGGCTTTATTATCAATGCTTTTAGCAATTGATAATGGTTTTCAAGCAACCATTATGGCACCAACAGAAATTTTAGCAACACAGCATTTTCACGCAATTTCTGAGATGTTAAAAGACATGAATCTAAAAGTAGATCTGTTAACTGGTTCTGTAAAAATTAAAAAGCGAAGAGAAATTCATAAAAATTTAGAAGATGGCACGCTTCATATTTTGATAGGAACGCATGCTTTGTTAGAAGACAAAGTGAAATTTAAAAATCTTGGAATTGCAATTATCGATGAGCAGCACAGATTCGGAGTTGCGCAAAGATCAAAATTATGGAAAAAGAACACCACTGTTCCTCATATTTTAGTCATGACAGCTACCCCAATTCCCAGAACTTTGGCGATGTCTGTGTATGGCGATTTAGATATTTCAGTGATAGATGAATTACCTCCGGGCAGAAAAGAAGTAAAAACGGTGCATAGGTTTGATAGCAATCGTTTGTCGGTTTTTAAATTTATGAGAGATGAAATTGAAAAAGGAAGACAAGTGTATGTTGTGTATCCTTTAATTCAGGAATCTGAAACGATGGATTATAAAGATTTAATGGATGGTTATGAAAGTATTTCTCGCGAATTTCCGACTCCTAAATATCAAATAAGTATTGTTCACGGAAAAATGAAACCCGCCGATAAAGAGTTCGAAATGCAGCGCTTTGTGAAAGGAGAAACTCAAATTATGGTGGCAACAACAGTCATTGAGGTTGGCGTAAACGTGCCGAATGCAAGTGTAATGGTTATTGAGAGTTCAGAACGATTTGGGCTTTCGCAATTGCATCAATTAAGAGGAAGAGTTGGGCGAGGAGCAGACCAAAGCTATTGTATTTTATTATCGAGCTTTAAATTATCTGCAGAAGGAAAAACTCGTTTAAAAACAATGGTGGATACGACAGATGGATTTAAAATAGCAGAAGTAGATTTAAAATTACGTGGTCCAGGAAACTTAATGGGAACACAACAAAGTGGCGTCTTAAATCTGAAAATTGCAGATGTGGTAAAGGATACAAAAATTTTAGTAGCAGCAAGAAATACGGCAATTAATGTTTTGCAAGAAGATTCTAATTTATCAAACCCAGAAAATATAAACATTAAAAAAGCTTATTTAGAACTCTCTAAGACGTCTAAAATTTGGAGTAATATTAGTTAG
- a CDS encoding CDP-alcohol phosphatidyltransferase family protein, with translation MSKLPKEHKFIDLSDYGRPIAKVIANSLRNTSFTPIHVTISFIISGLIAIYCIIQGHYWLAAFFLIFKSILDAADGELARIKKTPSYTGRYLDSVADIILNALFFIAIWYITSSSVWICLAAFIGLQLQGTLYNYYYVILRNKFDGDTTSRVFENETPIALEGEKQKHVDILFRLYKLFYGVFDKTIYTLDRTADKGEIFPNWLMTAISTFGLGFQLLIIATMLVAGLKVFILPFFLIYTIMIFIFIGIRKFFF, from the coding sequence ATGTCCAAATTACCAAAAGAGCATAAATTTATTGATCTTTCTGATTACGGAAGACCAATCGCTAAAGTTATCGCAAACTCTTTAAGGAATACATCTTTCACTCCTATTCATGTAACTATTAGCTTTATTATATCTGGTTTAATTGCTATTTATTGTATTATTCAAGGTCATTATTGGCTAGCTGCCTTTTTTCTCATCTTTAAGTCTATTTTAGATGCCGCAGATGGTGAATTAGCTCGCATAAAAAAAACACCCTCATATACAGGTCGTTATTTAGACTCTGTTGCAGATATTATCCTAAATGCTTTATTTTTTATTGCTATTTGGTATATTACTAGCAGTTCCGTCTGGATATGCCTTGCGGCCTTCATCGGTTTGCAGTTGCAAGGAACCCTTTACAATTACTACTATGTTATTTTAAGAAATAAGTTTGACGGTGATACTACTAGTCGTGTATTCGAGAACGAAACACCAATAGCTTTAGAAGGCGAAAAGCAAAAGCACGTAGATATTCTTTTTCGTTTATATAAACTATTTTATGGTGTTTTTGATAAAACTATTTATACTTTAGATCGTACTGCAGATAAAGGTGAAATATTCCCAAATTGGCTAATGACGGCTATTTCAACATTTGGTTTAGGGTTTCAATTATTGATTATCGCGACTATGCTCGTGGCAGGATTAAAAGTATTTATTCTACCTTTCTTCTTAATTTATACAATTATGATTTTTATTTTTATTGGTATCAGAAAATTTTTCTTTTAG